The Moorena producens PAL-8-15-08-1 genomic interval GGTGCGACAGCTCTATACCAACTATGGTATCTTCACCATAGTGGGAATTTAAGTAAGGGTAACTGACGCTATGTAGCTGATACTGTGACTGTTATCAATAACTTATAGGTTATTAACAAGCACGGTTAATTGCCTAGCAACATCTAGCGCAATCCAGTAGTGAAAGCAGCAACTAGTTTGGTAAAACTACCTAGGGAGTCTAGTTAACTAATGGGATAAACCTATTAGAGACTAAGAGCAGTGACATGAAGTATCCGGAATATCGATAAAAACCAATAGATTGACAGCCGGGACTTGGGTAAAAAAAAATACCAATTCAAGTAGGGTGGGCAACCTAATTTAATCTATAAAAATGAAAATAAACTAACTTTTTTTGCCTATCCGACAAGCTAAAACCAGGTATTTTATTTTTTAGCTACTCCCTAATCAGTTGGAGTTGAGAGAAGCAGCTTTCCCAAAATCACAAAAGAATGGAAAAATTGTATAGTGTACACCCTAAGCACCTCGAAACAGTCAAATTAGTTTGGAAGCGTAAGCGTCGGGGAAGAGATATAGACCTAGCTAATGAATTAGATTTAGACTTGCCCATTGTTAATCTTTTTCTGATCGGGAAGCCTATTAAAGGTCTTTTCTTTGTAGAAATTTGTCAAGCATTGCACTTAAACTGGCGAGAAATTGCTGGTTTAGAGTTACTGGAAACTCCGGTGAAATCCTCAGAGATTCAAGTAGATACCAGTGAAGTAGATACCGTAGATACCAGTGATGCAATTGGTCTACGGCCACGCTACGGGAACGCAAAACCAAAACTTATCGAAGAGGTGAACACCGTTGATGACGCTTTAGGGGAGTTAGTGGACACCCTCAAAGAAATGTTAACTCGCCTGACTCGAAAAGCGGGAAACATACTAAAAGCAGACCGTACCAGTATTTTTTTACTGGATCAGCACAGTAATATACTCGGTTCCATTGACGCTGATGATGGTCAAGGTGGCTCCCTAGTCATTGATATTCCAGCAAATAAAGGAATTGCTGGTGCAGCTGTTACCTCCTTAAGTATTATTAATGTTCCCTTTGATGTCTATGACGACCCACGTTCTGAAGAAGCGAAAAGAATCGACAAAATTACCGGTTACCGAACCTATACTATGCTAGCTTGGCCCGTGTTGAATCAGCAAAAAAATTTAATTGCTGTGGTACAATTAATTAATAAATTAAAGCCCAATAGTCATCCAAACGATGACTTGTATGAAAGAATCGATCTAAAGGGGTTTACCAAAGAAGATGAAGAACTGTTGGCTCAATTTACTCCTTCAATTTTGAGAAATTTAGAACGATGTCAGTTATGTTTCCAACTAGCCCGTAAACTTTGGAAAAATTCAGAAACTGAATCAGGGATTATCGAACCCTATAATCAACAACTGATTACTGAACTCCAGGAGAAAGAAAAACAGGTGCGCAAGAGCCTAAAAAAACTAACCAATTTTTATGGTTAAATTTCAATATTTTATAGTTTAAATTTTAAATGTTAACATTTTAGGCAAGCCAGGATATATTTTCCCTAATAACTCCAGTACAATCAGATTTAACCCAATTTTCGTGTTGACCGGAGTAGAACACAATGCCAGCAGCAGTTGGAACTATTGAGACCCTAGGTTTCCCAGGGGTACTAGCCGCAGCAGATGCCATGGTCAAAGCAGGGGCAGTCACACTGGTATCCTATGATAAATCTGAGAAAGGTCGGTTTATGGTTAGCGTCCGTGGTAAAATTTCAGAGGTAAACGTCGCGGTAGCAGCTGGTCTGGAAGCCGTAGAGAAAACCTATGGTGCAGAGGTGACAGCTTACTATATCATTCCTAACCCTAATGAAAATGTGGACACAGTGCTGCCCATCCACTACACCAGCAAAGTCGAAGAGTTCCGAACATTTTAAACAAGTACACTTAATCGCTATTTGTCAGAATCGGTAGCGAAGATTCGTACAATAGTTCCTGAGTTTCAAATAATTTAACAAAGTAAGGAGTTTGGCTATGTCCACAGTGGCGGTTGGATCTCTCGAAACCAAAGGCTTTCCTGGTATACTCGCAGCAGCAGATGCTATGGTTAAAGCCGGTAGGGTTACCTTAGTAGGCTACATCAGAGTTGGTAGCGCCCGCTTCAATATCAATATTCGCGGGGATGTTTCCGAAGTAAAAACAGCTATGGATGCCGGGATTGCAGCCGTCGAAAAAGCCCATGGCGCTACCCTGGAATCCTGGGTGATCATTCCTCGTCCCCATGAAAACGTCGAGTGTGTTCTGCCCATTGCCTATACTGAAGCCGTTGAACAGTATCGAGAAGCTGTAGAAAATCCCATCATCGGGCGGGGTAACGGTTTTTCTCGTTAAGCTTTTTGGTTTTAGCTAAGCCCGCACCAAGCCCATGTCCGACCCGATAGCAGAGCGGTTATTGAATGCGGGTTGAAGCTACATTTCTGTCAGGATCGGATCCGGTATAATCATGCTACTAATCCTGATGGTTCCGCTTCCACAGGAAGCACTGGCAAATCAACCCGCACTTTCATTGCTTGGGGCTGTGCTGCTTTCTCTAATACTTCTACCTCAATATTAACTGCCACTAAATAAGAACCAGTTTGATCTGCCACAGCTTGGGAAATCAAACCAGCAAACTCTGGTCGTTCTGCGGTAATGGGATCTCTTAACGTACACTGCTCCCATTGGTAGTCGGCATTGGGATTGATGCTCAGAATATAGTGCTTCTTCATGGGGAAAAACCTTGATTAGGGGTTTACATCAGATCAGCTGACCGTCAACTCGCTATCTTCTATTATAGTACAAATATACTATTTTAGTACTGGTCAGTAGTTACTCCTATGATGGTTTGCTGCTATTGACAAAAAATAGCGAATTTACTACATCGAAATGAGTTGTTTATCACCCGTTGATGGTAGAAATCTGTAAACTCTCTTAAAGAACAGCGGGTTTAATCAGAATTTTGATAAAGCTTCCTCATCCACTGGCACTTTCTCGAACACGTTAAACTAATCAAAGCTAAACTAAAAAACGTTAACTAAAACACAAAACCTGATGATTGCAACTGCTAATCGGATTAAACACGAAGTTAAAGACCTATCTCTGGCACCAAAAGGAAAACAGCGGATTGAATGGGCTGGACGGGAGATGCCAGTGCTCAAGCAAATCCGAGACCGCTTTGCCCAAGAAAAGCCTTTAGAAGGAATTCGTTTAGTTGCTTGCTGTCACGTAACCACCGAAACTGCCCATTTAGCGATCGCACTCAAGGCTGCTGGTGCTGATGCTCTGCTGATTGCCAGCAACCCTCTGTCAACCCAAGATGATGTAGCTGCTAGCTTAGTGGTTGATCATGAGATTCCTGTATTTGCCATCAAAGGGGAAGATAACGAAACCTATCACCGCCACGTTGAAATTGCCCTGGATCACAAACCCAACATCATAATCGATGATGGTAGCGATGTTACCGCCACTCTGGTAAAAGAGCGCCAACACCAGCTCGGTGATATCATTGGTACCACCGAAGAAACCACCACTGGCATTGTCCGTCTGCGGGCTATGTTCAATGACGGGGTGTTGACATTCCCGGCAATGAATGTTAATGATGCTGACACCAAACACTTCTTTGACAATCGCTACGGTACTGGTCAATCTACCCTTGATGGTATTATCCGCGCCACCAACGTGTTGTTAGCTGGTAAAAACGTGGTTGTGGCCGGTTATGGCTGGTGTGGCAAAGGCACAGCACTTCGAGCTCGGGGACTGGGAGCCAATGTCATTGTTACTGAAATTGACCCCACTAAAGCCATTGAAGCTGTAATGGATGGCTTCCGGGTAATGCCGATGGAAGAAGCTGCTCCCTTAGGTGACTTGTTTGTCACAGTTACTGGAAACAAGCACGTGATTCGCCCTGAGCATTTCGAGGTGATGAAAGATGGCGCAATGGTGTGCAACTCTGGTCACTTCGATATTGAAATTGACCTCAAGTCCTTAGGGGAAATGGCAACGGAAGTCAAAGAAGTACGGAACTTTACCCAAGAGTACTGTTTGAAAAATGGTAAATCCGTTGTGGTACTGGGTGAAGGACGCCTGATTAACCTGGCAGCAGCTGAAGGTCATCCCAGTGCGGTGATGGACATGAGCTTTGCTAACCAAGCTTTGGCTTGTGAATACCTAGTCAAGAACAAAGGATCCATTGAACCAGGTTTACACTCTATCCCTGAAGCAGTGGATAAGGACATTGCGCGGTTGAAGTTACAAGCAATGGGCATTAATATTGACTCCCTAACCCCAGACCAAATCGAGTACATCAACTCTTGGACTTCTGGTACCTAAAACTAGGGTAATCCCTTTACGATACTGGTTCAATAATCCTGATATCCCTGATCGGGTAATGGGTTATGGGTAATTAGGTAATGGGTAATGGGTTATGGGTAATTGGTAGTTGACAATGACCGACTATCGATTGCCCTGACCGGCCTAAACGATTTAACAAAACTCGCTATCCATCCCCAACCTACTTCGTTGAGGTTGGGGATGGATAGCGAGCCAGAAAATTTATATTATGCCTTGATTTATTACTGTGAAATAGATTTAATAGTAATTAAGGTCGATTTTGAAGTTACCGTAAGAATAAAGAAGCCTTGTCTTGATGCAGTCGCTCATGGGGGAAACCCCCAAGACCGCGCAAATCACGCTAATCACAAAGATTTAACCAAAGGTGCGCTTTCCGTAGGCGAATTAAATTCGCCACGGGTCGCACCTCTTTTATGCATAGCCGACTAACCATAAAGGCTTCTTTATTCTAAGGTTTCATCTCCTACAAGGTTGAGTGCAATGAAACATAAAGCCGTTAAAGTTAGAATTTATCCCACACAAGAGCAAGTCCAAGTGTTAGCTCAACATTTCGGATGCGCTCGTTGGTGGTGGAACTATGCTCTGAATCAGTGCATAGAAACCTACAAAGAAACTGGCTTTGGGCTAAAGCAATCTGCACTCAACTCTATGTTGCCGAAACTCAAGAAACAAAAAGAGACTGAATGGCTAAAAGATTGTTACTCTCAGGTTCTGCAATCTGTAAGTCTCAATCTTAGTCGTGCTTACCAAAACTTCTTTGAGGGTAGAGCTAAGTATCCTA includes:
- a CDS encoding GAF domain-containing protein — encoded protein: MEKLYSVHPKHLETVKLVWKRKRRGRDIDLANELDLDLPIVNLFLIGKPIKGLFFVEICQALHLNWREIAGLELLETPVKSSEIQVDTSEVDTVDTSDAIGLRPRYGNAKPKLIEEVNTVDDALGELVDTLKEMLTRLTRKAGNILKADRTSIFLLDQHSNILGSIDADDGQGGSLVIDIPANKGIAGAAVTSLSIINVPFDVYDDPRSEEAKRIDKITGYRTYTMLAWPVLNQQKNLIAVVQLINKLKPNSHPNDDLYERIDLKGFTKEDEELLAQFTPSILRNLERCQLCFQLARKLWKNSETESGIIEPYNQQLITELQEKEKQVRKSLKKLTNFYG
- a CDS encoding carbon dioxide-concentrating mechanism protein CcmK, whose product is MPAAVGTIETLGFPGVLAAADAMVKAGAVTLVSYDKSEKGRFMVSVRGKISEVNVAVAAGLEAVEKTYGAEVTAYYIIPNPNENVDTVLPIHYTSKVEEFRTF
- a CDS encoding carbon dioxide-concentrating mechanism protein CcmK, with the protein product MSTVAVGSLETKGFPGILAAADAMVKAGRVTLVGYIRVGSARFNINIRGDVSEVKTAMDAGIAAVEKAHGATLESWVIIPRPHENVECVLPIAYTEAVEQYREAVENPIIGRGNGFSR
- the ahcY gene encoding adenosylhomocysteinase encodes the protein MIATANRIKHEVKDLSLAPKGKQRIEWAGREMPVLKQIRDRFAQEKPLEGIRLVACCHVTTETAHLAIALKAAGADALLIASNPLSTQDDVAASLVVDHEIPVFAIKGEDNETYHRHVEIALDHKPNIIIDDGSDVTATLVKERQHQLGDIIGTTEETTTGIVRLRAMFNDGVLTFPAMNVNDADTKHFFDNRYGTGQSTLDGIIRATNVLLAGKNVVVAGYGWCGKGTALRARGLGANVIVTEIDPTKAIEAVMDGFRVMPMEEAAPLGDLFVTVTGNKHVIRPEHFEVMKDGAMVCNSGHFDIEIDLKSLGEMATEVKEVRNFTQEYCLKNGKSVVVLGEGRLINLAAAEGHPSAVMDMSFANQALACEYLVKNKGSIEPGLHSIPEAVDKDIARLKLQAMGINIDSLTPDQIEYINSWTSGT